AACAGGAAAGGCTTATTGCTGATCCCGGACCGAGTCCAGTGACAGCAGGGCCACGTGCAGTGACAGACACGTCTCCACCGACTCCAGGTCGGCGTCGAGCACGTTGGAGATCCGGCGCAGGCGTTCGTAGAAAGCGGGCCTGGACAAGTGCGCCCGGCTCGCGGCCAGCGCCTTGTTGCGCCCCGCGCCGAGGTAGTGGCGCAGCATGTCGGCCAGGTCCCCGCCGTGCCGGGCGTCGTGGTCCAGCAGCGGGCCCAGCTCGCGCTCCACGTAGGTCTGCAGGCGCTCGTCGTCGCGGAACAGGTGCAGCAGCCCGCGCAGGTGCAGGTCGGGCAGCCGGTAGAAGGGGCGCCGGTCGCTCTGCTTGATCGCCACGTCGCCCACCTGGCGGGCCTCGAGGAAGGAACGGCGCACCTCGCGCACGCCCTCGGCAGCCGAGCCCACCGCCAGCACGGCCGCGTCCCCGACGGCGCCCCGCACCCGGTCCGCGAGCAGGTGCAGCGTGGCGTCCAGGCGCTTGCGGTCCGGCAGGGCCAGCAGGATGCCCACCCGCAGGTCGTCCAGGGACCCCACCAGGGCGGGCAGGCGCAGCTCCCGACAGGCCCGGGCGGCGCCCTCGGCGGTGTCGGAGAGCCGCGCCTGGGCGGCCAGCCCGGTCCCGCTCTCGCGCAGTCTCAGGACCAGCCCGACCAGTTCGCGCCCGTTCAGGGGCACCCCGACCGCGCGCGCCCGGACCAGCGCCTCCTCGGGGTCGGAGTAGGCGCGGTCGATGATGCCCGCGATGATCGTGCGGTGGGTCTGGCGCTCCAGGCTCTCCTGGTGGCGCTCCAACAGACGGCCCAGGGCCAGGGTGGTGGCGGCGCGCTCGATGAGCATGGTCTGGCGGGCGCTGGGGGCGGCCCCGGTGATGAGGATCAGCCGCCCCCAGTCCTGGCCCCGGGCGCCGACCGTGGTGACCAGCCAGCCGGTGGCGGGCGCGTGCACGGTCCGGGTGCCGGTGCGGATCGACCGTGAGCGGCTCTCCCAGGAGGTCAGCAGGGTGCCGGGGTCCTCGCCGTTGAGGTCGCAGGCCAGGACCTGGTGGGTGAGGTTCTCCAGGACGACCGGGCAGCCGGAGAGTTGGGCGACCTCGTGCAGGATCTGCCCGGCGTCGGCCCCCTCCACGGACAGCTGGGTGAAGACCGAGTGGAGCTTCTCGGAGTCGCGCAGCTCCTCCAGCTGCTCGTTGACCACTCGGATGTGCACGGCCTCGGTGATCTCCACGAAGCGCGCCTCGCGGTCGAGCAGGATGACCGGGATCCTCGCGTCGCGGGCGGCGTCGAGGAAGGCCTTGGGGAGTTCGGCGTGGTACTTGCGGCCGAGCTCGACCGCGATCCCGCTGACCCCGGCATCGGCGATGTCGTCGATGTAGCGGCGCAGGGCCTCGGGGTCGTCGGGCATGGCGATACCGGTGCTGAGCACGAGTTCACCGCCGCGCAGCAGGTGGGCGAGGTCGGTGACCTCGGCGATGTGCACCCAGCGCACGGCCACGTCGAGGTACTCGGAACCGGCCACCACGCGGGGCCGGGCCTTCTGGAGGGCGGGGAGCTGGAGGACCTCGGCAAGGGTGGGAAGCACAACCGCCAGTCTAGGACGTTCTGTCAGGCAGAGGGGCATTTTTCTTTACAGAGTGCGCGTACAGCCGGGCCTGTGAACAGTGGTTCCCCGACTCGACGCATGCTTTACATGTTGTAAATCCACCCAGCATGTTGTCAACATGGTGATCCTGGCCAAGCCCGCGGGCGCTGGGGAGACTGGGGGCATGTCGGAACTTCTCGCCCGCCACCGCGCGGTCATGCCCTCCTGGTTGCCCCTGTACTACGAGTCCCCGCTGGAGATCGTCGGCGGTAAGGGCGCCCGTGTCACGGACGCCGACGGCAACACCTACCTGGACTTCTTCACCGGCATCGTGACCAACATGCTCGGCTACGACGTCGCCGAGGTGCGCGAGGCGGTGG
This DNA window, taken from Nocardiopsis exhalans, encodes the following:
- a CDS encoding PucR family transcriptional regulator encodes the protein MLPTLAEVLQLPALQKARPRVVAGSEYLDVAVRWVHIAEVTDLAHLLRGGELVLSTGIAMPDDPEALRRYIDDIADAGVSGIAVELGRKYHAELPKAFLDAARDARIPVILLDREARFVEITEAVHIRVVNEQLEELRDSEKLHSVFTQLSVEGADAGQILHEVAQLSGCPVVLENLTHQVLACDLNGEDPGTLLTSWESRSRSIRTGTRTVHAPATGWLVTTVGARGQDWGRLILITGAAPSARQTMLIERAATTLALGRLLERHQESLERQTHRTIIAGIIDRAYSDPEEALVRARAVGVPLNGRELVGLVLRLRESGTGLAAQARLSDTAEGAARACRELRLPALVGSLDDLRVGILLALPDRKRLDATLHLLADRVRGAVGDAAVLAVGSAAEGVREVRRSFLEARQVGDVAIKQSDRRPFYRLPDLHLRGLLHLFRDDERLQTYVERELGPLLDHDARHGGDLADMLRHYLGAGRNKALAASRAHLSRPAFYERLRRISNVLDADLESVETCLSLHVALLSLDSVRDQQ